A single genomic interval of Coccidioides posadasii str. Silveira chromosome 1, complete sequence harbors:
- a CDS encoding uncharacterized protein (EggNog:ENOG410PJ4M~COG:S~BUSCO:2754at33183), whose protein sequence is MHHFHNNKSQPSLPQIFEAGGEDYSEHQGSNTGLPARYSLVIPGDNDSQQPFYAYSNDQPAYHPPHHHHYYYHHHHHHQQQQQNHDDNYTHPAHSANRIGHELPDSPPPPLSRQQGGRPSLNLVPTSPTFGLSSSSDLSSADPSYTPHSSEASPLVESQPRKLRKSLFGLTSKDKHKDKDPSSRGTKVLGRSISVRRKVPGQTPPDQQNLNGQPFDADLIDPKEEDSTEIRMPLHKKSSPQSVSPYPPSINRSSSNVEGQQFDPPRIQRVSTEPLSHEFYPPRQSSAHQYQEGLHLSGSPHPQLQLDQAHLQQPGPSYQLSGPQAFVDQVSSARSQSPQVDPHLTPRPPSQQSFGPPSPLNPQYQGFESNQSKSHFGQSLQPPAGPNPAQGGMDRQTGLRQPGESMGQNAQPQTAQPPSLSPGPSFKGNLPQPGSGEPDRDTPPPPPSKARDDTSDVDVQALVQKHEELQAKYIKVKRYYFEKEAQVQQLQNTVAHQRMSTSRTVLDDNEYSTRFGRLDGAINNLAFNIRKDWKSIPPWLQGVVNEDAHMVGTKEMTAVGRACLTRWLVDEIFDRYFHPSLEPGLSRQLKIIERNVRRMGKATTEEDKENHLAKLSTWRRTTLDGLGEALQGKLADDHRAQLTVSLVEKLTASLEMNLKDPAPPGLENGVAMIVELAVGIAANIPLESRDVTVEYFLPGSPIIESHMKLETTLRPLANLASESRQSPEPSSASTDRGDQGSLKELTMEGGPSEADTSSSSTTNSGYSSKEGRKKSVFGSLISKKTHSTPNQGQTDSSRPGSVALRDGKERSEGDKDEPMRIRFAAFVAVEVRSKGVGNVIVKAPVYGLV, encoded by the exons ATGCACCACTTCCACAATAACAAGTCGCAGCCATCACTTCCGCAGATATTCGAGGCAGGTGGTGAGGACTATAGCGAACATCAGGGCTCCAATACCGGCCTACCTGCCCGCTATTCATTGGTTATTCCGGGCGATAACGACTCCCAACAACCGTTCTACGCATATTCCAATGATCAGCCCGCCTACCACCCTCCGCACCACCATCACTACTActatcaccaccaccaccaccaccagcagcagcaacaaaaTCACGACGACAACTATACTCATCCTGCCCACTCCGCGAACAGAATTGGCCACGAACTTCCGGACTCACCTCCACCACCGTTGTCTCGCCAGCAAGGAGGCAGGCCTTCTTTGAATCTGGTTCCCACTTCTCCCACCTTCGGCCTCAGCAGCTCGTCTGATCTGAGCTCGGCCGACCCGTCCTACACCCCGCATAGCTCGGAAGCCTCTCCTCTAGTGGAATCCCAGCCACGAAAGTTACGAAAGAGCCTGTTTGGATTGACATCCAAGGATAAGCACAAAGATAAGGATCCTTCATCGCGAGGCACCAAAGTCCTTGGACGTAGCATATCTGTGAGACGCAAGGTTCCTGGTCAGACACCTCCAGACCAGCAGAATTTAAACGGCCAGCCTTTTGACGCTGACCTGATAGACCCTAAAGAGGAAGATTCCACAGAGATCCGTATGCCTCTACACAAGAAGTCCAGTCCCCAGTCTGTCTCTCCCTACCCTCCGTCTATAAACCGCTCCTCTTCAAACGTTGAGGGCCAGCAGTTTGACCCTCCTCGAATTCAACGCGTGAGTACCGAACCACTTTCCCATGAGTTCTACCCGCCGCGACAATCATCGGCACACCAGTACCAGGAGGGACTCCACCTTTCTGGGTCACCCCACCCCCAGTTGCAGCTTGACCAAGCCCACCTGCAGCAGCCAGGCCCAAGCTATCAGTTAAGCGGACCACAGGCCTTTGTAGACCAGGTATCAAGTGCTCGCAGTCAATCCCCGCAAGTGGATCCTCATCTCACTCCAAGGCCGCCATCCCAGCAGTCCTTTGGGCCCCCTTCTCCCCTTAATCCTCAGTATCAAGGTTTTGAGTCTAACCAGTCTAAATCTCATTTTGGACAGTCTCTCCAACCACCCGCCGGCCCGAACCCCGCGCAAGGTGGGATGGATAGGCAGACAGGACTAAGACAGCCCGGAGAGTCGATGGGACAGAATGCCCAGCCACAAACTGCTCAACCTCCAAGTCTCAGCCCTGGTCCTAGTTTCAAAGGCAATTTGCCCCAACCAGGTTCTGGTGAACCAGATCGGGACACTCCACCTCCACCTCCTTCAAAAGCCCGAGATGACACTTCTGATGTCGATGTTCAAGCCTTAGTTCAGAAACATGAAGAGCTCC AGGCGAAGTATATCAAAGTCAAGAGATACTATTTTGAAAAAGAAGCGCAGGTGCAGCAGTTGCAGAACACAGTCGCTCATCAACGGATGTCTACATCACGAACTGTTTTAGACGACAACGAATACTCGACACGCTTTGGTAGACTAGATGGCGCCATCAACAATCTTGCATTCAATATCCGAAAGGACTGGAAGAGTATTCCGCCTTGGCTACAAGGTGTTGTTAACGAGGACGCTCACATGGTGGGTACCAAAGAGATGACCGCCGTTGGTCGCGCGTGTCTCACAAGATGGCTGGTGGATGAAATTTTCGACCGGTACTTCCATCCAAGTTTAGAGCCCGGCTTAAGTCGGCAATTGAAAATCATCGAGCGTAATGTCCGGCGTATGGGCAAGGCTACTACcgaagaagataaagaaaaCCATCTAGCAAAGCTTTCCACATGGCGGCGAACGACTCTAGACGGCCTAGGAGAGGCATTGCAGGGCAAGTTAGCGGACGATCATCGCGCCCAGCTCACTGTTTCTCTTGTTGAAAAACTGACTGCCAGCCTTGAGATGAACCTCAAAGACCCAGCGCCACCAGGCCTGGAGAATGGAGTAGCCATGATTGTTGAGCTTGCTGTTGGAATCGCTGCAAACATACCGCTCGAGTCTAGAGATGTGACTGTGGAATATTTTCTACCTGGCTCACCAATCATAGAATCGCATATGAAACTCGAAACGACGTTGCGTCCCCTTGCGAACCTCGCATCCGAGAGTCGTCAGAGTCCTGAGCCTTCTTCGGCATCAACCGATCGAGGCGACCAAGGATCTCTAAAAGAACTTACCATGGAAGGAGGCCCCTCCGAAGCAGACACGTCGTCGTCCTCCACGACGAACTCCGGCTACAGCTCTAAGGAAGGCCGAAAGAAATCCGTTTTCGGTTCGCTCATATCCAAAAAGACTCATTCAACTCCGAACCAAGGACAGACAGACTCTAGCAGGCCTGGTTCAGTGGCACTTCGGGATGGGAAAGAGCGGAGCGAAGGCGACAAAGACGAGCCGATGCGCATTCGATTCGCTGCTTTTGTCGCGGTAGAAGTCCGCAGCAAGGGTGTGGGCAACGTCATTGTCAAAGCACCGGTCTATGGCCTTGTATAA
- a CDS encoding uncharacterized protein (SECRETED:SignalP(1-16)~EggNog:ENOG410Q57C), whose translation MYWPILVQALVLSAGAVEVPFDTGTKPTGVVDPRTTKQCQLWVNKITDSNACPTIVKYFSLKQSEFSLWNPGVDYDCRGFKKGNSYCVKAPVWRAPAKRALPPGVGVSIPPLSKRSPTPSTLIVSALPRSLSSTTEVTFSLGLPSQSPTKARPTALVKKAPDTTPPSILPPTPAKRSESMPLSILPPTPVKRSESTPLSILPVSGGQEPSALPVPPAKRSESKPFSILPVTPRHEPSATMSSNPAAKRSSAPVSPPPPSATAPSTGLPNRLIHPGTKTDCKDDLLAKQTDSCD comes from the exons ATGTACTGGCCAATTCTCGTCCAAGCTCTGGTTCTCTCGGCTGGCGCCGTGGAGGTTCCGTTTGATACAGGGACGAAGCCAACAGGAGTGGTTGACCCTAGAACCACTAAGCAATGTCAACTTTGGGTTAACAAAATTACGGACTCCAATGCCTGCCCTACTATCGTGAAGTACTTCAGCCTCAAGCAATCCGAATTCTCGCTTTGG AATCCGGGAGTTGATTACGATTGCAGAGGTTTCAAGAAAGGTAATTCCTACTGTGTGAAAGCGCCCGTCTGGCGTGCGCCTGCAAAAAGGGCACTTCCACCAGGGGTTGGAGTTTCTATTCCACCTTTGTCAAAGAGGTCGCCCACACCATCAACGTTGATCGTATCCGCTTTGCCCCGATCTCTGTCGTCAACAACAGAAGTCACGTTCTCCCTTGGCCTCCCTAGTCAATCCCCGACGAAAGCACGGCCTACAGCTTTGGTGAAAAAGGCACCCGATACAACGCCCCCCTCAATACTCCCACCTACTCCTGCCAAGCGATCAGAGTCGATGCCTCTCTCAATCCTTCCACCCACTCCTGTAAAACGATCTGAATCAACGCCTCTCTCAATCCTCCCCGTGTCCGGCGGACAGGAACCGTCAGCACTACCAGTTCCTCCTGCAAAACGATCCGAATCAAAGCCTTTTTCGATCCTCCCTGTGACCCCCAGGCATGAACCGTCAGCAACAATGTCTTCTAATCCTGCAGCAAAACGGTCTAGTGCTCCCGTATCACCTCCTCCACCATCTGCTACTGCCCCAAGCACGGGGCTGCCCAACAGACTCATCCACCCGGGGACGAAGACGGACTGCAAAGACGACCTTCTCGCGAAGCAGACTGATTCGTGTGATTAG
- the RPS18 gene encoding 40S ribosomal protein uS13 (EggNog:ENOG410PG18~COG:J~BUSCO:15401at33183), with amino-acid sequence MSLVSGEKTNFQFILRLLNTNVDGKQKIMYALTKIKGVGRRYSNLVCKKADVDLTKRAGEITTEELERIVTIIQNPTQYKIPTWFLNRQRDITDGKDSQVLANNMDSKLREDLERLKKIRAHRGLRHYWGLRVRGQHTKTTGRRGRTVGVSKKKG; translated from the exons ATGT CGCTCGTGTCCGGCGAGAAGACGAACTTCCAGTTCATCTTGCGTCTTCTGAACACCAATGTCGACGGCAAGCAGAAGATCATGTACGCCTTGACCAAGATCAAGGGTGTCGGTCGCCGATACTCCAACTTGGTCTGCAAGAAGGCTGATGTCGACTTGACCAAGCG TGCCGGAGAAATCACCACCGAGGAGCTCGAACGTATCGTCACCATCATCCAAAACCCAACCCAGTACAAGATCCCCACCTGGTTCCTCAATCGTCAGCGCGACATCACCGACGGCAAGGACTCCCAGGTCCTCGCCAACAACATGGACTCCAAGCTCCGTGAGGATCTCGAGCGCTTGAAGAAGATCCGTGCCCACAGAGGTCTCCGCCACTACTGGGGTCTCCGTGTCAGAGGTCAACACACCAAGACCACCGGCCGCAGAGGACGCACTGTCGGTGTCAGCAAGAAGAAGGGTTGA
- a CDS encoding uncharacterized protein (EggNog:ENOG410PVUK~COG:Q), with translation MALTHRVLPFSAGTLASVAVSAALGYLIYRLLRLGRRPAYLPPGPQTQAIWGNLKQCDPSFPQHQYADWALTHGPVYTVMQGDTPQIIVNRATEARDIFVKQGAYTQNRPPFRSIMLLRDGYFPSLMNGSKWQNARKMWQVVLSSSAIKNYIPYQELESEQLLLDTLNEPLLWYDHLERFANSVGMVMVNGYRITSSSDPIVKETVEDLYDLSRVGFSGNMLDFWPFLERVVWTLPIYKLGRRMAKKHKDYIWKNYFGVKQRAEQGTRLPSFNRTIQERLQEGWTEVSELEGAEIGQHLLSGSTDTVVSTLTTCIAALCLFPDVQRKAQEEIDRVVGLDRLPRGEDEINLPYIQQLLLEAQRWCPAMPLCVARVTSGPVSWGKYNFPENTGLTINTYAIHNDPELYPEPHIFMPERWEGRIKAAHGENQLLFTFGAGRRFCPGKSLAEKSLFIAIARWLWAFNTSHATDEEGNKIPIDPKDLRPGNIVRIKRFSADVQPRSPQRAGVIRRVWREKCDTLLDENHQWKTNPERIAESMKMECDI, from the exons ATGGCGTTGACACATCGTGTCTTGCCGTTCTCAGCTGGTACACTTGCGAGCGTTGCTGTATCTGCAGCCCTAGGCTATCTGATCTATCGTTTGTTAAGGCTGGGTCGCCGTCCAGCCTATCTTCCCCCAGGACCACAGACTCAGGCAATATGGGGCAATCTGAAACAG TGTGATCCTTCTTTCCCACAGCATCAATATGCGGATTGGGCGTTAACACACGGCCCAGTATACACGGTCATGCAAGGGGACACACCCCAGATTATAGTCAATAGAGCCACAGAGGCGCGAGATATCTTCGTGAAGCAGGGAGCTTATACACAAAACCGCCCGCCCTTCCGTTCTATAATGCTGCTCCGAGACGGATATTTTCCCAGCCTGATGAACGGATCAAAATGGCAAAATGCGCGGAAGATGTGGCAGGTTGTGTTAAGTTCAAGTGCGATAAAAAATTATATCCCCTACCAAGAGCTAGAAAGTGAACAACTACTCCTTGACACCCTCAATGAACCCCTGCTCTGGTATGACCATCTCGAGCGATTTGCTAACAGCGTCGGGATGGTTATGGTGAACGGATATAGGATCACATCGTCAAGTGACCCGATAGTGAAGGAGACAGTCGAGGACCTATACGATTTGTCAAGGGTGGGGTTTTCAGGCAATATGCTTGACTTCTGGCCGTTTCTAGAGAGAGTTGTATGGACACTCCCGATATACAAGTTGGGCCGTAGAATGGCGAAAAAGCACAAGGATTATATCTGGAAGAATTACTTCGGGGTGAAGCAAAGGGCTGAACAAGGAACAAGGCTACCATCATTCAACCGAACGATCCAGGAACGGCTCCAGGAAGGTTGGACGGAGGTATCCGAACTAGAGGGTGCCGAAATCGGCCAACATCTGTTGTCTGGCTCAACGGATACGGTGGTTTCGACATTGACCACTTGCATTGCTGCGTTATGTCTCTTCCCGGACGTGCAACGCAAAGCGCAAGAAG AAATTGACCGAGTGGTGGGGCTGGACAGACTCCCACGGGGTGAAGATGAGATAAATCTTCCGTATATCCAGCAACTGCTACTTGA GGCTCAGCGTTGGTGTCCTGCGATGCCACTTTGCGTCGCAAGGGTGACCAGCGGCCCAGTCAGCTGGGGGAAATATAACTTTCCCGAGAACACTGGACTGACAATCAATACATATGCGATCCACAACGACCCGGAATTGTACCCGGAGCCTCATATTTTCATGCCAGAGCGTTGGGAGGGAAGAATCAAGGCTGCTCACGGGGAGAACCAGCTTCTTTTTACCTTTGGCGCAGGGCGTCGTTTTTGTCCAGGAAAGAGCTTGGCAGAGAAAAGTCTATTTATTGCCATTGCACGCTGGCTGTGGGCATTTAACACATCTCACGCCACAGATGAAGAGGGAAACAAGATCCCCATCGACCCCAAAGATCTCAGGCCAGGTAATATAGTTCGAATAAAGCGATTCTCGGCAGACGTCCAGCCGAGAAGCCCCCAACGAGCTGGGGTGATCCGGAGGGTATGGAGAGAAAAGTGTGACACTTTGCTGGACGAGAACCACCAGTGGAAGACAAATCCGGAAAGAATTGCGGAATCGATGAAGATGGAGTGTGACATCTAG
- a CDS encoding uncharacterized protein (SECRETED:SignalP(1-15)~EggNog:ENOG410PFU0~COG:O~MEROPS:MER0002010~BUSCO:4254at33183): MKALTATLLVGTALAAVPPQQPIQVPTEDSAWAKPLENLKDTFKTLGNDAKQAWNELASAFPDAINEYTLFSAPKKHTRRPDTHWDHIVRGSDVQSIWVEGADGQKRREVDGKLEKYDLRVKAVDPSKLGIDKVKQYSGYLDDKENDKHLFYWFFESRNDPKNDPVVLWLNGGPGCSSLTGLFLELGPASIDKNLKVVHNPYSWNSNASVIFLDQPVNVGFSYSGGSVSDTIAAGKDVYALLTLFFKQFPQYATQDFHIAGESYAGHYIPVFASEILSHKNRNINLQSVLIGNGLTDPLTQYPHYRPMACGEGGYPAVLDESTCRSMDNSLPRCLSMIESCYSSESAWLCVPASIYCNNAMIGPYQRTGQNPYDVRAKCEDGGSLCYSQLGYITEWLNQKSVMDALGVEVSSYDSCNMDINRNFLFHGDWMKPFHRVVPGLIDQIRVLIYAGDADFICNWLGNQAWTDALEWSGREKFAKAELKDLTIVDNENKGKNIGKVKSYGNFTFMRLFGGGHMVPLDQPEASLEFFNRWLGGEW; encoded by the exons ATGAAAGCTCTTACAGCGACCTTGTTGGTCGGCACTGCCTTGGCTGCTGTACCTCCACAGCAGCCGATCCAAGTCCCAACCGAAGATAGCGCTTGGGCTAAGCCCCTCGAGAACCTGAAGGACACCTTCAAGACCCTCGGCAACGACGCAAAACAGGCGTGGAATGAGCTTGCGTCTGCatttccagatgctattaaCGAGTACACCCTCTTCTCTGCCCCCAAGAAACACACTCGTCGACCGGACACCCATTGGGACCATATCGTCCGCGGATCGGACGTTCAAAGTATCTGGGTGGAAGGCGCCGACGGCCAGAAACGTCGAGAAGTTGACGGTAAACTAGAGAAATATGATCTGAGAGTCAAGGCTGTGGATCCATCAAAGCTGGGAATCGATAAAGTGAAGCAGTATAGCGGTTATCTGGATGACAAGGAAAACGATAAGCATTTGTTCTACT GGTTCTTTGAATCTCGCAACGACCCCAAGAATGATCCTGTTGTGTTATGGTTGAACGGTGGCCCAGGCTGTTCATCATTAACTGGCTTGTTCTTGGAGCTTGGCCCCGCGAGTATCGATAAGAACCTTAAGGTTGTGCACAACCCTTACTCATGGAACTCTAACGCATCCGTCATCTTCTTGGATCAACCCGTCAATGTTGGCTTTTCATATAGCGGTGGATCCGTTAGTGACACTATCGCCGCAGGGAAGGATGTCTACGCTCTTCTgactcttttcttcaaacAATTCCCGCAATACGCCACACAGGATTTCCACATTGCAGGTGAATCCTACGCAGGACATTACATTCCAGTTTTCGCGTCAGAGATTCTCTCCCATAAGAACCGAAACATAAACCTCCAGTCGGTGCTCATTGGCAATGGCTTGACTGACCCGCTCACGCAATACCCACACTACAGACCCATGGCCTGTGGCGAAGGTGGCTACCCTGCTGTTTTGGATGAATCCACCTGCCGCTCCATGGATAACTCGCTTCCTCGCTGCCTGTCTATGATCGAATCCTGCTATAGCAGTGAGAGTGCCTGGTTGTGTGTGCCAGCTTCGATCTACTGCAATAACGCGATGATTGGCCCATACCAGCGCACCGGTCAGAACCCATATGATGTCCGTGCCAAATGCGAGGATGGCGGCTCTCTTTGCTACAGTCAACTCGGCTACATCACGGAGTGGCTCAACCAGAAATCTGTCATGGATGCTCTCGGCGTGGAAGTAAGCAGCTACGATTCCTGCAACATGGATATCAACCGCAACTTCCTCTTCCATGGTGACTGGATGAAACCATTCCACCGTGTCGTTCCTGGACTCATTGACCAAATTCGCGTCCTCATCTACGCTGGCGATGCCGATTTCATCTGCAACTGGCTCGGAAACCAGGCATGGACCGATGCCCTTGAATGGAGTGGCCGCGAGAAGTTCGCCAAAGCCGAGCTTAAGGATCTGACTATCGTCGATAACGAGAACAAGGGCAAGAATATTGGAAAGGTCAAGTCATACGGTAACTTCACCTTCATGAGACTCTTCGGTGGTGGACACATGGTTCCACTTGATCAGCCAGAAGCAAGCCTTGAATTCTTCAACCGCTGGCTGGGTGGTGAATGGTGA
- a CDS encoding uncharacterized protein (BUSCO:371481at4751~EggNog:ENOG410PFAQ~COG:J~BUSCO:12320at33183) yields MPVGINQPSNQIKFTNVSVVRLKKGKKRFELACYKNKLLEYRSGAETDLDNVLQVPTVFLSVSKAQTAPTAELAKAFGSNAKREDIVQEILRKGEVQVGERERKELLERVEREVLEIVSARLVDPVSKRVYTTGMISKALDQLSAASGQQGGKPKSGVETPSETPSRSETGTPVPPLEESTSQHRKPLWTGVVTTKSAKSQALDAMKALISWQPIPVMRARMRLRITCPASVLKQAARSTTNASGAAGGGAAQKINKGKGKKGKKGDDNDDEGRDIGGVQGPSAGTGTVKDRILGYLEQVESQEMLGKDEWEVVGFAEPGAFKALGEFVGGETKGRGRVEVLDMAVTHEE; encoded by the exons ATGCCCGTCGGTATAAATCAGCCCTCGAATCAAATAAAATTCACAAACGTATCTGTCGTACGCTTAAAAAAAG GTAAAAAGCGCTTCGAGCTCGCCTGTTACAAGAATAAACTCCTCGAATACCGCTCCGGCGCCGAAACAGACCTTGACAATGTTCTCCAGGTCCCCACCGTCTTCCTCTCCGTCTCCAAAGCACAAACCGCCCCAACTGCAGAACTCGCAAAGGCCTTCGGCAGCAATGCCAAGCGTGAAGACATCGTACAGGAGATTCTGAGAAAGGGAGAAGTGCAAGTCGGCGAgcgggagagaaaagagctACTCGAACGGGTGGAGAGGGAGGTGCTGGAGATTGTCAGTGCGCGGTTGGTGGATCCCGTGTCGAAGCGGGTGTATACCACCGGGATGATAAGCAAGGCGTTGGATCAACTGAGTGCGGCGAGCGGGCAGCAGGGTGGGAAGCCCAAGAGTGGTGTAGAGACGCCGTCGGAGACGCCCTCGAGGAGCGAAACAGGCACACCCGTCCCGCCGTTGGAGGAGTCGACGTCCCAGCATAGAAAGCCGTTGTGGACGGGAGTGGTGACGACCAAATCTGCCAAGAGTCAAGCTCTGGATGCGATGAAAGCTCTCATCTCGTGGCAGCCGATTCCTGTGATGCGCGCGCGGATGCGGCTACGGATTACATGTCCTGCCTCAGTGCTGAAACAGGCGGCTAGATCCACGACAAACGCCAGTGGTGCTGCTGGGGGCGGCGCCGCACAGAAGATTAACAAAggaaaaggcaaaaaggGTAAGAAAGGAGATGATAACGATGATGAAGGTCGCGATATCGGCGGAGTCCAAGGTCCATCGGCCGGAACAGGGACTGTCAAGGATCGGATCTTGGGCTACTTGGAACAGGTGGAATCCCAAGAGATGCTCGGAAAAGATGAATGGGAGGTTGTTGGTTTCGCGGAACCGGGAGCGTTCAAGGCTCTCGGTGAGTTTGTTGGCGGAGAGACCAAGGGAAGAGGGCGGGTGGAAGTGCTTGATATGGCCGTGACACATGAGGAGTGA
- a CDS encoding uncharacterized protein (EggNog:ENOG410PVUK~COG:Q~TransMembrane:1 (o6-29i)): MMSKNASLIIAFLQCDPSFPQHQYADWALTHGPVYTVMQGDTPQIIVNRATEARDIFVKQGAYTQNRPPFRSIMLLRDGYFPSLMNGSKWQNARKMWQVVLSSSAIKNYIPYQELESEQLLLDTLNEPLLWYDHLERFANSVGMVMVNGYRITSSSDPIVKETVEDLYDLSRVGFSGNMLDFWPFLERVVWTLPIYKLGRRMAKKHKDYIWKNYFGVKQRAEQGTRLPSFNRTIQERLQEGWTEVSELEGAEIGQHLLSGSTDTVVSTLTTCIAALCLFPDVQRKAQEEIDRVVGLDRLPRGEDEINLPYIQQLLLEAQRWCPAMPLCVARVTSGPVSWGKYNFPENTGLTINTYAIHNDPELYPEPHIFMPERWEGRIKAAHGENQLLFTFGAGRRFCPGKSLAEKSLFIAIARWLWAFNTSHATDEEGNKIPIDPKDLRPGNIVRIKRFSADVQPRSPQRAGVIRRVWREKCDTLLDENHQWKTNPERIAESMKMECDI, from the exons ATGATGAGCAAGAATGCATCCCTGATAATCGCTTTTCTCCAGTGTGATCCTTCTTTCCCACAGCATCAATATGCGGATTGGGCGTTAACACACGGCCCAGTATACACGGTCATGCAAGGGGACACACCCCAGATTATAGTCAATAGAGCCACAGAGGCGCGAGATATCTTCGTGAAGCAGGGAGCTTATACACAAAACCGCCCGCCCTTCCGTTCTATAATGCTGCTCCGAGACGGATATTTTCCCAGCCTGATGAACGGATCAAAATGGCAAAATGCGCGGAAGATGTGGCAGGTTGTGTTAAGTTCAAGTGCGATAAAAAATTATATCCCCTACCAAGAGCTAGAAAGTGAACAACTACTCCTTGACACCCTCAATGAACCCCTGCTCTGGTATGACCATCTCGAGCGATTTGCTAACAGCGTCGGGATGGTTATGGTGAACGGATATAGGATCACATCGTCAAGTGACCCGATAGTGAAGGAGACAGTCGAGGACCTATACGATTTGTCAAGGGTGGGGTTTTCAGGCAATATGCTTGACTTCTGGCCGTTTCTAGAGAGAGTTGTATGGACACTCCCGATATACAAGTTGGGCCGTAGAATGGCGAAAAAGCACAAGGATTATATCTGGAAGAATTACTTCGGGGTGAAGCAAAGGGCTGAACAAGGAACAAGGCTACCATCATTCAACCGAACGATCCAGGAACGGCTCCAGGAAGGTTGGACGGAGGTATCCGAACTAGAGGGTGCCGAAATCGGCCAACATCTGTTGTCTGGCTCAACGGATACGGTGGTTTCGACATTGACCACTTGCATTGCTGCGTTATGTCTCTTCCCGGACGTGCAACGCAAAGCGCAAGAAG AAATTGACCGAGTGGTGGGGCTGGACAGACTCCCACGGGGTGAAGATGAGATAAATCTTCCGTATATCCAGCAACTGCTACTTGA GGCTCAGCGTTGGTGTCCTGCGATGCCACTTTGCGTCGCAAGGGTGACCAGCGGCCCAGTCAGCTGGGGGAAATATAACTTTCCCGAGAACACTGGACTGACAATCAATACATATGCGATCCACAACGACCCGGAATTGTACCCGGAGCCTCATATTTTCATGCCAGAGCGTTGGGAGGGAAGAATCAAGGCTGCTCACGGGGAGAACCAGCTTCTTTTTACCTTTGGCGCAGGGCGTCGTTTTTGTCCAGGAAAGAGCTTGGCAGAGAAAAGTCTATTTATTGCCATTGCACGCTGGCTGTGGGCATTTAACACATCTCACGCCACAGATGAAGAGGGAAACAAGATCCCCATCGACCCCAAAGATCTCAGGCCAGGTAATATAGTTCGAATAAAGCGATTCTCGGCAGACGTCCAGCCGAGAAGCCCCCAACGAGCTGGGGTGATCCGGAGGGTATGGAGAGAAAAGTGTGACACTTTGCTGGACGAGAACCACCAGTGGAAGACAAATCCGGAAAGAATTGCGGAATCGATGAAGATGGAGTGTGACATCTAG
- a CDS encoding uncharacterized protein (EggNog:ENOG410PNUV~MEROPS:MER0209583), with protein MNLPSAVSVSITTVPTFSSSQTAENSVMHSSRVEAACFEELGLKLGARIIAADRPGFGWSSPHPSHTLLDHPRDLERLAEHLGLDEYGVLGISGGGPYALACAFSLPHEKLKCVSIVCGLGGRDIARLDLSDEKHLELLQQDASSRSGSKATLSREVEKELEVMRDEHVLRLFLRTSRESFAHGCDPTVQDGRLISTDFGFQVEDIRSDLPVQLWYGKHDSSLPLNHGVQIAARLGGRAHLRVEDESHWSISNNRREEYLEALLSCM; from the exons ATGAACCTTCCAAGTGCCGTTTCCGTCTCGATAACGACAGTTCCGACATTTTCATCCTCCCAGACGGCCGAAAACTCGGTTATGCACA GCTCTCGCGTCGAGGCGGCTTGTTTTGAGGAGCTGGGGCTGAAATTAGGTGCCCGTATTATTGCCGCAGACAGGCCTGGTTTTGGCTGGAGCTCACCACACCCCAGTCACACACTCCTTGATCATCCAAGGGACTTGGAACGCCTTGCAGAGCATCTTGGGTTGGATGAATATGGTGTCTTG GGAATATCAGGAGGCGGACCATATGCACTTGCTTGTGCGTTCTCATTACCCCATGAAAAGCTGAAGTGTGTTTCGATCGTCTGCGGCCTAGGGGGCCGTGACATCG CACGCTTGGACCTGAGCGATGAAAAGCATCTTGAGCTTCTGCAGCAGGATGCGTCGTCAAGGTCCGGGTCCAAAGCAACTCTGTCTCGCGAGGTGGAGAAGGAGCTGGAGGTTATGAGGGATGAACATGTTCTCCGATTGTTTTTGCGAACTAGTCGGGAAAGCTTCGCGCACGGGTGTGATCCGACCGTGCAGGATGGCAGGTTGATCAGCACTGACTTTGGTTTTCAAGTGGAGGATATTCGCTCCGACCTACCTGTGCAGCTGTGGTATGGGAAGCATGATAGTTCTCTGCCACTCAATCACGGTGTGCAAATAGCGGCACGCTTGGGTGGTAGAGCGCATCTTAGAGTGGAGGATGAGTCACACTGGAGCATTTCAAATAACCGGAGGGAAGAGTACTTGGAGGCTCTGTTAAGCTGTATGTGA